A genomic segment from Nematostella vectensis chromosome 6, jaNemVect1.1, whole genome shotgun sequence encodes:
- the LOC5519928 gene encoding intraflagellar transport-associated protein has protein sequence MAVGTGEKDDNKQTSTQTNGTSVPSGLPATGTDLNQYVVEFLDQIFKNAEQHCVNFDTVEGEGTSQGFSLQAVSGSQTSSLHQQSTGSQSLPPHSNNPGTDAGTASNNDDDTDWDTNPGEEIGPGTKTEPFLMRSLSSGSDGKMAKLDNFVDDEGDISDDDESSWSDSTLIELPGLQSSSDIHPAGNSKPDRDIQMSLRSPHQDIQQDSVDNLPGEVVEESNIERASLSLEPTVRKLGITTTSKPVTENTSSLGHSVEQNASDSCDVQPFELDKDFDYDVVALTPKFDFL, from the exons atggcggtggGAACGGGTGAAAAAGATgacaacaaacaaacgagTACACAGACGAACGGAACATCCGTCCCCTCGGGCCTCCCAGCGACCGGTACGGACCTTAACCAGTACGTGGTTGAGTTTCTAGACCAGATATTTAAAAATGCCGAGCAGCACTGTGTGAATTTCGACACGGTAGAAGGCGAAG gAACATCCCAAGGGTTTAGTTTGCAAGCTGTATCTGGTAGCCAGACATCTTCCCTTCACCAACAATCTACTGGTAGCCAGTCACTACCACCTCATTCAAATAATCCAGGAACAGATGCTGGTACTGCATCCAATAATGATGACGACACCGACTGGGATACCAATCCAGGGGAG GAAATTGGTCCGGGGACAAAAACAGAACCGTTTCTCATGAGATCACTAAGcagtggtagtgatggtaaaaTGGCAAAG CTTGATAACTTTGTGGATGATGAAGGAGAcattagtgatgatgatgaatcaTCCTGGAGTGACAGCACACTTATTGAGCTACCAGGATTGCAGTCCAGTTCTGATATACATCCAGCAGGGAATAGCAAGCCAGACAGAGATATTCAAATGAGTCTTAGATCACCCCATCAAG ATATTCAGCAAGACAGTGTGGATAACTTGCCTGGAGAAGTTGTTGAAGAATCAA ATATTGAAAGGGCGAGTTTGTCTCTTGAGCCGACTGTCAGAAAGCTTGGGATCACAACTACAAGTAAACCAGTCACTGAGAATACAAGTAGCTTGGGACACAGTGTTGAGCAG AATGCCTCTGACAGCTGTGATGTTCAACCATTCGAATTAGACAAGGACTTTGACTATGATGTTGTTGCTCTCACGCCAAAGTTCGATTTCCTTTAG
- the LOC116603521 gene encoding zinc finger protein 699 isoform X1 yields the protein MDMNRHTPQLFQPVYTCECPYCTTSSTPVDTFHISPRLIRYQHEISVVNAEWETGHELAGWRCAISKDCLTKHGYVQTVMPLNQRRSSKLPSRTIPKLVKIKPNSKNTNQLHERQARSARNNTIEANFPTRRNQNVTREIADDAKQHVRVPVTARICTTVTPVVSAPVTFKNEIKDEIPYVVWNNGSPPVGDFKDGWRPQESTSPSKCDSSSSFLHFLKKKNISWGFDELGCNSTRNSSRGPQELLLEGHSHEQHGELKGSGETVFYSPRAHASDTPSKKPTKNLTMESSTFKESEKDVLMASLDIKDKKHVNTLVTSDIKPAVTGAFPATQSTGNTITKATCTCSFCGKSFGNPRALELHVRRHSGHRPYDCQFCSKSFFQPSERAVHMRTHTGARPYRCPYCLKLFRYSGDLKQHINIHTGQRPYQCESCSKAFTNHSTLRQHRRIHTGERPYKCEICDRTYRYHSSLKQHLATHTSMARKGGKETQVSHATHDSLARQDG from the exons ATGGACATGAATAGACACACCCCACAGCTT TTCCAGCCTGTTTATACTTGCGAATGTCCCTACTGCACCACCTCAAGTACCCCTGTGGACACATTCCACATTAGTCCACGACTAATCCGTTATCAACACGAGATTTCAGTGGTAAACGCTGAATGGGAAACTGGACATGAGCTAGCAGGATGGAGATGTGCAATATCTAAGG ATTGCTTGACCAAGCACGGTTACGTACAAACGGTGATGCCATTAAATCAAAGACGATCCAGTAAATTGCCAAGCAGAACTATACCGAAGCTTGTGAAAATTAAACCCAACTCAAAGAACACTAACCAATTGCATGAGCGACAGGCGAGATCAGCTAGGAATAATACCATCGAAGCGAATTTCCCTACAAGAAGAAATCAAAATGTCACACGGGAAATCGCGGATGACGCCAAACAACATGTTCGAGTCCCTGTCACGGCACGCATTTGCACTACTGTCACGCCAGTTGTTTCCGCGCCTGTAACGTTTAAGAATGAAATAAAAGACGAAATACCTTACGTGGTCTGGAATAATGGCTCGCCTCCTGTAGGAGACTTTAAAGACGGGTGGAGACCACAAGAGAGCACTTCGCCCTCAAAATGTGATTCTTCCAGTTCATTTCTACACTTCCTGAAGAAGAAGAACATTTCGTGGGGGTTCGATGAACTGGGTTGCAATAGCACGAGGAATAGCTCACGTGGGCCGCAAGAGTTACTTCTAGAAGGACACTCTCACGAACAACATGGGGAACTTAAAGGAAGTGGAGAAACCGTCTTTTACAGCCCGCGGGCTCATGCAAGTGACACTCCATCAAAGAAACCAACAAAGAATTTGACGATGGAGAGCAGCACATTCAAAGAGTCTGAAAAAGATGTGCTAATGGCATCACTTGACATCAAGGATAAGAAACATGTAAATACCCTTGTCACGTCTGACATCAAGCCAGCTGTCACGGGGGCTTTCCCCGCCACACAATCTACAGGAAACACAATCACTAAGGCAACTTGTACTTGCAGTTTTTGCGGGAAGAGTTTTGGAAACCCTCGCGCTCTGGAACTGCACGTGCGCCGCCATTCCGGTCATCGACCCTATGACTGCCAGTTCTGTTCCAAGTCATTCTTTCAGCCATCCGAGCGGGCCGTTCACATGCGCACGCATACAGGGGCACGGCCGTACCGCTGTCCTTACTGCCTCAAGCTTTTTCGATACTCTGGTGACTTGAAGCAGCATATAAATATTCACACTGGTCAGCGCCCTTACCAGTGCGAGTCATGCTCGAAAGCGTTCACAAATCACAGCACATTACGTCAACACAGGCGAATCCATACCGGGGAACGACCGTATAAGTGTGAGATATGCGACAGAACGTACCGATACCACTCTTCCCTCAAGCAGCACTTGGCCACACACACTAGCATGGCTAGGAAAGGCGGGAAAgagacacaggtatcccatgcCACACACGATAGCCTGGCTAGGCAGGACGGGTAA
- the LOC116603520 gene encoding protein C12orf4 homolog, producing the protein MSSVDILSAPIFDGRTKGFEFVFRDEKKVKKLTVPVPIPLQISSKEYAWRLIHAHNMPCYLEQELTSAIDNFAKKSLHELYDEMADKALKEALDSPQVTSDYINSWANTFTQEHSKYCTASDKTENETFAEMYHSLIHSAALETLLQLENTYALAVEGLLSHRDAALKSSEDKHRKKLEEAISNIGLTNTDRDVSNLATKQCEDTQMLETYWSSELSQLQEMQKREYREWVVKVHEDIARGEDVSSSAGSFFKLRSVSTLSAPSSEEYHPEPEQRMEESFTIHLGAQMKTMHNVRLICGDVLDMCRHKVPPGGSVLSQPHRIQTALSLYSESLAGLVLLADNRLNTYTGITKEFAAICQQSTDFHFPDLDQQLGLIQQNIEQRARAKSASSLTTPGRGVNQATEDTALKTLTLDTGDFYVTRHSNLAEAQVVFHLVVDDSVKSASLNSRNPCVVGLRHVLHTAVRYNITTITIPLLLFHDMTEEMTNNWCAKRAELILKCVKGFMMECTTWSGVESLNVQFMIPQGISADMFHTISGMLPSIFRISTPLNLTSSNV; encoded by the exons ATGTCGAGTGTGGACATCCTGTCTGCTCCAATTTTCGATGGCCGTACCAAAGGGTTCGAGTTCGTCTTCAGAGATgagaaaaaagtaaagaaattgACTGTTCCTGTGCCAATTCCCTTACAGATATCTTCCAAAGAGTACGCATGGAGGCTTATACATGCGCACAATATGCCCTGCTATCTTGAACAAG AGCTGACATCAGCAATTGATAACTTTGCTAAAAAATCTCTCCATGAGCTGTATGATGAAATGGCTGACAAAGCCCTGAAAGAAGCCCTTGACTCACCTCAAGTGACCAGCGACTACATCAACTCCTGGGCAAACACCTTCACTCAAGAGCATTCCAAATACTGCACCGCAAGTGATAAGACGGAGAATGAGACTTTTGCTGAGATGTATCATTCCCTGATCCACTCAGCTGCACTTGAAACTCTACTACAGCTTGAGAATACTTATGCATTAGCTGTTGAAGGGCTTCTATCTCATCGGGATGCTGCCCTAAAGTCTTCTGAAGATAA GCACAGAAAGAAATTAGAAGAAGCCATTAGTAACATTGGTCTTACCAACACAGACCGTGATGTTTCTAATCTTGCTACCAAGCAATGTGAAGACACAcaa ATGCTTGAGACCTACTGGTCAAGTGAGTTATCCCAGCTTCAGGAGATGCAGAAGAGGGAGTACCGTGAGTGGGTCGTCAAAGTACATGAGGACATCGCCAGAGGAGAAG ATGTTTCCTCTAGTGCTGGATCATTTTTCAA GCTGCGTAGTGTCTCGACGCTAAGTGCGCCATCGTCAGAGGAATACCATCCAGAACCAGAGCAGAGAATGGAGGAAAGCTTCACCATCCATCTAG GGGCTCAGATGAAGACAATGCACAATGTTAGACTGATTTGTGGGGATGTGCTGGACATGTGCCGACACAAGGTCCCACCCGGAGG TTCTGTGCTCTCTCAGCCTCATCGTATACAGACTGCTCTATCCTTGTACTCGGAATCACTGGCTGGACTGGTCTTGTTGGCAGATAACCGTCTCAATACATATACTGGAATCACAAAAG AATTCGCAGCTATCTGCCAGCAGTCAACAGATTTCCACTTCCCAGACCTCGACCAACAGCTCGGCCTGATTCAGCAGAACATAGAGCAGAGGGCTAGGGCCAAGTCTGCATCCAGCCTCACGACGCCAGGCCGAGGTGTCAATCAAGCAACAGAGGATACCGCCCTCAAGACACTGACGCTAGACACAG GGGATTTTTACGTTACACGTCACTCAAACCTCGCGGAAGCCCAAGTGGTGTTCCACTTGGTTGTGGATGATAGCGTCAAGTCTGCGTCTCTGAATAGTCGTAACCCGTGTGTGGTGGGCCTGAGGCACGTGCTACACACCGCAGTGCGGtacaacatcaccaccatcaccatccctCTGCTGCTCTTCCATGACATGACAGAGGAGATGACTAACAACTGGTGCGCGAAACGCGCAGAGCTGATCCTCAAGTGTGTCAAAG GGTTCATGATGGAGTGTACCACGTGGAGTGGCGTGGAGTCGCTCAATGTACAGTTCATGATCCCACAGGGGATCTCCGCCGACATGTTCCACACGATATCCGGCATGTTGCCCAGCATCTTCAGGATCTCAACACCGCTAAACCTGACGTCATCCAATGTATGA
- the LOC5519843 gene encoding ER membrane protein complex subunit 6 yields MAEEDHGLQNNEKEAYSPFAIMTNNSIIEFCRTSLAAMAGISAGILGLTGLKGFIFYFAASILMSIFICWKAGSSWPKYFISWWDLSTSGIFGGVFTYLLFWTFLYGMVHVY; encoded by the exons atggcggaggAAGATCATGGTTTACAAA ATAATGAAAAGGAGGCTTACAGCCCCTTTGCGATTATGACCAACAACAGCATCATTGAGTTTTG TCGTACATCACTTGCGGCAATGGCAGGGATTTCTGCAGGGATACTGGGTCTTACTGGATTAAAAGGATTTATATTCTACTTTGCTGCCTCAATATTAATGTCT ATATTCATTTGCTGGAAGGCAGGCTCCTCGTGGCCAAAGTACTTCATTTCATGGTGGGACCTGAGTACATCAGGAATCTTTGGAGGAGTTTTT aCTTACCTGTTATTCTGGAC ttttttgtATGGAATGGTTCATGTCTATTAA
- the LOC5519927 gene encoding kelch repeat and BTB domain-containing protein 2 yields MDEVPDFSSPWHFSDVVLVIEGTKFHVHRSTLSIWSPVFERMFTSGFTEKTAEEIPLPGKRAAEIEVLLRVMYTFGKAQPITEGNYTFLLELAEEYQMDRVKELCAEFLNYNLQESNCLKFYRVAEHFKLKEVMARSLEESRYQSLANLQDCEDFEKLGPEIQLKVYGEKIKELERTLQEYAKTCSALIDNIYRTVAARVQESGTDCDNIEVHRTGVREPFKMSCKCCRRRVQNTDCKLEYSAFRGLLKKLFDLEHYNRTARRAKNSGD; encoded by the exons ATGGATGAGGTCCCAGATTTCTCGTCCCCCTGGCACTTTAGTGATGTAGTGTTGGTCATAGAAGGGACTAAATTCCATGTCCACCGTAGCACCCTCTCCATATGGTCTCCAGTGTTTGAGCGCATGTTTACATCCGGGTTCACTGAGAAGACGGCCGAGGAGATTCCGTTACCAGGGAAACGCGCTGCGGAGATCGAGGTGCTCCTAAGGGTGATGTACACATTTGGCAAGGCGCAGCCAATCACGG agggcAACTACACGTTCCTGCTGGAGCTTGCCGAGGAATATCAGATGGATCGAGTTAAGGAGCTGTGTGCCGAGTTCCTGAACTACAACCTGCAAGAATCCAACTGCCTCAAGTTCTACAGGGTAGCAGAGCACTTCAAACTTAAG GAAGTTATGGCGAGGAGCCTGGAGGAATCCCGTTACCAGTCCCTCGCGAACCTCCAAGACTGCGAAGATTTTGAGAAGCTTGGACCCGAGATCCAGTTGAAAGTATACGGCGAAAAGATCAAAGAACTGGAGCGAACACTGCAAGAGTACGCCAAGACGTGCTCAGCACTCATCGATAACATCTACCGCACAGTGGCCGCGCGCGTACAGGAGTCTGGAACGGACTGTGATAACATCGAGGTGCACCGAACAGGGGTACGCGAACCATTCAAGATGAGCTGCAAGTGCTGTAGGCGGAGGGTACAGAACACCGACTGCAAGTTAGAGTACAGCGCATTCCGGGGCTTGCTCAAGAAACTCTTCGACCTGGAGCACTATAATAGGACCGCAAGAAGAGCCAAAAATTCGGGAGATTAG